From one Geoalkalibacter halelectricus genomic stretch:
- a CDS encoding glutathione S-transferase N-terminal domain-containing protein — MSNNILKFQNKNENAAGCCLVARVAAEEKGQALTLVIADGSIRDVFAHLSEVPVLKSGDRVLVQEVAEGLVVTGRLRGREEGPRPLSRDDNGRLLLEAAAGIRLQTGEACIELTSDGRIHVDSKEIYSIATGRMRLQGATVEIN, encoded by the coding sequence ATGTCCAATAATATTCTGAAATTCCAGAATAAAAATGAAAATGCCGCGGGTTGCTGCCTTGTCGCGCGGGTGGCCGCCGAAGAGAAGGGGCAGGCGTTGACCCTGGTCATTGCCGACGGCAGTATCCGTGATGTCTTCGCCCATCTGAGCGAAGTCCCGGTGCTAAAAAGCGGCGATCGCGTTTTAGTTCAGGAGGTTGCCGAAGGGCTGGTGGTCACCGGGCGACTGCGTGGCAGGGAGGAAGGCCCACGCCCGCTCTCGCGGGACGACAACGGCCGCCTGCTTCTTGAGGCCGCCGCCGGTATCCGTCTGCAAACCGGCGAAGCCTGCATCGAGCTGACCTCCGATGGGCGTATTCACGTCGACAGTAAGGAAATTTACAGCATCGCCACGGGGCGGATGCGCCTACAAGGGGCGACGGTTGAGATCAACTGA
- a CDS encoding DUF4150 domain-containing protein, which yields MSNVLFNGRTAVHAGSGGTLTTVDVCRTKIGKNIVNITYTNVARSADAANTAATVLINGHPVCHQKSIFAVSSGDEPGDRLGIVSNTIKGKAEFITASSNVFIEGVPAVRQGDMMISNNGNTAPMPLMQPGAAPAAGLNLGAMEEIQGSDRPQRVDYGLLGGKTPLIKGGPCGEQDA from the coding sequence ATGAGCAACGTCCTGTTCAACGGCCGTACCGCTGTGCATGCCGGAAGCGGCGGTACTCTGACCACGGTGGATGTGTGCCGCACCAAGATCGGCAAGAATATTGTCAACATCACCTACACCAACGTCGCGCGCAGCGCCGATGCCGCCAATACGGCGGCCACCGTGCTCATCAACGGCCATCCCGTCTGTCACCAGAAAAGCATCTTTGCCGTGAGCAGCGGCGATGAACCCGGCGACCGTCTGGGCATCGTCTCCAACACCATCAAGGGCAAGGCCGAGTTCATCACCGCCTCGTCCAACGTGTTCATCGAGGGCGTGCCCGCCGTACGACAGGGCGACATGATGATCTCCAACAACGGCAACACCGCGCCCATGCCCCTCATGCAGCCCGGCGCCGCCCCGGCTGCGGGCCTCAACCTCGGCGCAATGGAGGAGATCCAGGGCAGCGATCGTCCCCAGCGCGTCGATTACGGTTTGCTGGGCGGGAAAACGCCGCTCATCAAAGGCGGACCCTGCGGGGAGCAGGACGCATGA
- a CDS encoding toxin VasX, translating into MSRVHRRLARYIDGEGKDAQRYRELVIDNLDAATQRLTLVMRDLAFNNYSPEEREFIVLPLAASVPTVPADAPRPSCIEEYPNFVIPIIPKRYAKPEPDQAQAKELRKGWLYVYRNGYLWRELEVMEHGHTRDVNLRRHQGLDERPASGEVDSRVLIPYKMGGLHQQIEIAYSEVQWSWARINDLGGMDPDPREEPRLRPETAKPQVGKEQAGANRRARMQDLTAELKRFIQGEDTENIQSVENCTAQIYSLHLHRSSQLPVVFLHDPIGVAKDLATEVFIRKNEYLQGRNQAAAEAGSKNAMAEIIFQMGLGSKKAADLVDMDELRDLLKWDIQIAHLHALEEAAVALGRYLTQEPELGVPHIHAAMQDYDEHTSVENLLRGQELSSELVGHLIYGEGQQYLGKCLNQPDHFLIGALNPSQRKLEILGKNTDAVAEFFENLAAAAQSNPALEKGLFELFARIIEQISDGEYTLAQSTFDLAPLLAGSAAAGANGGYLSSSFKALVRGRFDVAQWVVVKKGVSNQMALTLGRSVEWLQANHPLIKLNAVRIFAVIEVMNLGKAVAGIEKGKPGKAEAQFAAASATLISLGFTYLKDVKQIGAGWDDMALSDSQQRRLRLKRIAVAGGAHGFGFVGNVIFVSLAWNDAWAEYKKGNTGSAVAATVAALGSTLLAAATTLGGVVEMNALRTTGFTGAQVARAAAFGKTKIPMTRYFQVSRVGAGTYIGIAVMAVGGVLMYYFSRTPLEDFLARGPFGKNHNKRYQGSEKIQSWSDDEVAEATLFNLLFSPILDPSLQGFGNSHRIDLRIHLPLLFEGKTRIDYRLYGLTRPGFRGSGEKKEIFPSSEGHLQENSDGSYTLQLNYDSAAIQGFVTFEAQALVDLYGDGSQVLPVNIENAALAGHAPVVVEFPEVSMW; encoded by the coding sequence ATGAGCCGCGTGCACCGGCGCCTGGCGCGCTACATCGACGGCGAAGGCAAGGACGCCCAGCGCTACCGCGAACTGGTCATCGACAATCTCGATGCGGCCACCCAGCGGCTCACCCTGGTCATGCGCGATCTGGCCTTCAACAACTATTCGCCCGAGGAGCGCGAATTCATCGTGCTGCCGCTTGCGGCCTCGGTGCCCACGGTGCCCGCCGACGCCCCGCGTCCCTCCTGCATCGAAGAGTATCCCAACTTCGTCATCCCCATCATCCCCAAGCGCTACGCCAAGCCTGAGCCCGATCAGGCCCAGGCAAAGGAGTTGCGCAAGGGCTGGCTCTACGTCTACCGCAACGGTTATCTGTGGCGCGAACTCGAAGTCATGGAGCACGGCCACACCCGCGACGTCAATCTGCGCCGCCATCAGGGCCTGGACGAGCGCCCCGCGAGCGGCGAAGTCGACAGCCGCGTTCTCATCCCCTACAAGATGGGCGGCCTCCATCAGCAAATCGAAATCGCCTACTCCGAAGTGCAGTGGAGTTGGGCGCGCATCAACGACTTGGGCGGCATGGACCCCGATCCCCGCGAAGAGCCGCGCCTGCGCCCCGAGACCGCCAAACCGCAAGTCGGCAAGGAGCAAGCCGGCGCCAACCGCCGCGCACGCATGCAGGACCTCACCGCCGAACTCAAACGCTTTATTCAAGGCGAAGACACGGAAAACATCCAGAGCGTCGAGAACTGCACGGCGCAGATCTACTCGCTGCACCTGCATCGCTCCAGCCAACTGCCGGTGGTGTTTCTGCATGACCCCATCGGTGTTGCCAAGGATCTGGCGACGGAGGTCTTCATTCGCAAGAACGAATATCTCCAAGGGCGCAATCAGGCCGCCGCTGAGGCGGGAAGCAAAAACGCCATGGCGGAGATCATTTTTCAGATGGGCCTTGGCTCCAAAAAGGCCGCCGATCTCGTCGATATGGATGAACTGCGCGACCTTCTCAAATGGGACATACAGATCGCGCACCTGCACGCTCTGGAAGAGGCCGCCGTGGCTTTGGGCCGCTACCTTACCCAAGAACCCGAGCTGGGCGTTCCCCACATCCATGCCGCCATGCAAGACTATGACGAGCATACCTCTGTCGAAAACCTGTTGCGGGGACAAGAGCTTTCCAGCGAACTGGTCGGCCATCTGATTTATGGGGAAGGGCAGCAATATCTCGGAAAATGCCTCAACCAGCCTGATCATTTCCTGATCGGTGCATTGAACCCGTCCCAGCGTAAACTTGAAATTCTCGGTAAGAACACCGACGCAGTCGCCGAGTTTTTTGAAAACCTTGCCGCCGCGGCCCAGAGCAATCCTGCCTTGGAAAAGGGGCTGTTCGAACTTTTTGCCAGGATCATCGAACAGATCTCCGACGGCGAATACACCCTTGCGCAAAGCACCTTCGACTTGGCCCCGCTGCTGGCGGGTAGCGCCGCCGCAGGCGCCAATGGCGGGTATTTGAGCAGCAGCTTCAAAGCCTTGGTGCGTGGGCGTTTCGATGTCGCCCAATGGGTGGTGGTGAAAAAGGGCGTGTCAAATCAGATGGCATTGACCCTGGGACGTTCGGTGGAATGGTTGCAGGCCAACCACCCGTTGATCAAGCTCAATGCCGTGCGGATCTTCGCCGTTATCGAGGTGATGAATCTGGGGAAGGCTGTTGCCGGGATTGAAAAAGGTAAGCCTGGGAAGGCCGAAGCTCAATTTGCCGCGGCATCTGCAACTTTAATCAGCCTCGGCTTCACCTATCTCAAGGATGTCAAGCAGATCGGCGCCGGTTGGGACGACATGGCGTTGTCGGATTCGCAGCAAAGAAGGCTTCGCCTAAAAAGAATCGCCGTCGCAGGCGGCGCTCACGGTTTTGGATTCGTCGGCAACGTGATCTTCGTCTCTCTGGCTTGGAACGATGCCTGGGCCGAATACAAGAAGGGCAACACCGGCAGTGCGGTGGCCGCCACCGTCGCCGCGCTGGGTTCGACTTTGCTGGCCGCAGCCACCACCCTGGGCGGGGTGGTCGAAATGAATGCCCTGCGCACCACCGGCTTCACCGGGGCGCAGGTGGCCCGCGCCGCCGCTTTTGGCAAGACCAAGATACCCATGACCCGCTATTTCCAGGTCAGCCGCGTCGGCGCGGGCACCTATATCGGTATTGCGGTTATGGCGGTCGGGGGTGTGCTTATGTACTATTTCTCTCGAACCCCTTTGGAGGATTTTCTCGCCCGCGGCCCCTTCGGCAAGAACCACAACAAACGTTACCAGGGCTCCGAGAAAATCCAAAGCTGGAGCGACGATGAAGTCGCCGAGGCAACGCTGTTCAACCTTTTGTTTAGTCCGATCCTGGATCCCAGCCTGCAGGGCTTCGGCAATTCTCATCGGATTGATCTCAGAATTCATCTGCCCCTGTTGTTCGAAGGAAAAACCCGCATCGACTACAGGCTTTACGGACTAACGCGCCCAGGATTCCGCGGGTCCGGCGAAAAAAAAGAGATTTTTCCAAGCTCCGAAGGGCATTTGCAGGAGAATTCGGACGGCTCTTATACTCTGCAATTGAACTACGATTCTGCGGCCATCCAGGGTTTTGTCACCTTTGAGGCCCAAGCCCTGGTCGACTTGTATGGCGATGGCAGCCAGGTTCTGCCCGTTAATATTGAAAACGCCGCCCTGGCCGGACATGCGCCGGTGGTGGTGGAATTCCCCGAGGTTTCGATGTGGTGA